From a single Nissabacter sp. SGAir0207 genomic region:
- a CDS encoding DUF2231 domain-containing protein: MTSNGTSRPSTPAVALYELLNPIPYGLFVAAWIFDIIYIISTNIFWTQAASWLIAIGLVLAIIPRLINLVQVWVGHAYPQGSPIKIHFWANLLAIILAIFNAFIHSRDAYAVVPMGVILSTLVVLLLAFANLQLALREPRSSDIKAVTR; this comes from the coding sequence ATGACGTCCAATGGCACCTCACGGCCATCCACGCCTGCCGTGGCGCTGTATGAGCTACTTAACCCTATTCCCTACGGCTTGTTTGTCGCCGCCTGGATTTTCGACATTATTTACATCATCAGCACCAACATCTTTTGGACGCAGGCCGCCAGCTGGCTGATCGCCATTGGGCTGGTACTCGCCATCATCCCGCGGCTGATCAATCTGGTGCAGGTGTGGGTTGGGCACGCCTACCCACAGGGTTCGCCAATCAAGATCCACTTCTGGGCCAACCTGCTGGCCATCATCCTCGCCATCTTTAATGCCTTCATCCACAGCCGGGATGCCTATGCCGTGGTGCCGATGGGCGTGATCCTCTCCACCCTGGTGGTACTGCTGCTGGCGTTCGCCAACCTGCAACTGGCCCTGCGCGAACCCCGTTCCTCTGACATTAAGGCGGTGACCCGATGA
- the mrdA gene encoding penicillin-binding protein 2: protein MAHFSHHQAPFRDYPAESRLFIRRALVAFVIVLLLTGVLIANLYRLQVKEHGFYQTRSNQNDIKMLPIAPSRGLIYDRNGIPLVRNLTLYQIEVTPGKVPDLEATLKALTPIVDLTPEEIAEFHDAARHTSRYKPVTLKMELTDSQVARFAVNQFKFTGVTVDSYQQREYPYGGQLAHVVGYVSKINDRDEQRLEKEGVAENYAADHNIGKQGIEGYYESVLHGKTGYREVEVDNHGRVVRLLKEQPPQAGQNIYLTLSLPLQQYVESVLKDQRAAVVVEDPRDGGILAMVSSPSYDPNPFVKGISYKAYKSLLTNPDLPLINRVTQGLYPPASTVKPYMSISALFAGVITPSTSFFGAPSWVLPGSHRHYRDWLKSGHGMLNVTKAIEESADTFFYQVAYEMGIDRIHEWLSKFGYGQPTGIDLNEEYQGVLPSREWKQRVHKKPWYQGDTVPVGIGQGYWIATPIQMVKALTTLINNGKVKTPHLLYSVKAGNHVTPYQPPAGPTAQIGDPRSPYWGIVKAAMFGMANQPNGTGYKLFHTAPYGIAAKSGTSQVFSLKENQTYNAKMVPVRLRDHIFYTLFAPYKNPKVAMALILENGGGDGVVAGPTARAIFDHIFDPSHADSAANQQIVDPAR from the coding sequence ATGGCCCATTTTTCGCACCATCAGGCACCGTTTCGCGACTATCCCGCAGAATCCCGTCTCTTTATCCGCCGCGCGCTGGTGGCCTTCGTCATTGTGTTGCTGCTCACCGGGGTACTGATAGCCAACCTCTACCGCTTGCAGGTGAAAGAGCATGGCTTCTACCAGACCCGCTCCAACCAGAATGACATCAAGATGCTGCCCATCGCCCCCAGCCGCGGGCTGATCTATGACCGCAACGGCATCCCGCTGGTGCGCAACCTGACGCTCTACCAAATTGAGGTAACGCCCGGCAAGGTGCCGGATCTGGAGGCCACCCTGAAGGCGCTGACGCCGATTGTTGACCTGACGCCGGAGGAGATTGCCGAATTCCATGATGCCGCGCGGCATACCAGCCGTTATAAACCGGTAACGCTGAAGATGGAGCTGACCGACAGCCAGGTGGCGCGCTTTGCCGTCAACCAGTTCAAGTTCACCGGCGTCACTGTCGATAGCTACCAGCAACGCGAATACCCCTATGGCGGCCAGCTGGCGCACGTGGTGGGGTACGTCTCCAAGATCAACGACCGCGACGAACAGCGGCTGGAGAAGGAGGGTGTCGCGGAGAACTATGCCGCCGACCACAATATCGGTAAGCAGGGCATCGAGGGGTACTATGAGAGCGTGCTGCATGGCAAGACCGGCTACCGCGAGGTGGAAGTGGACAACCACGGCCGGGTGGTACGCCTGCTGAAGGAGCAGCCCCCGCAGGCCGGGCAGAATATCTACCTGACCCTCAGCCTGCCGCTGCAACAGTATGTGGAGTCGGTGCTCAAGGATCAGCGCGCCGCAGTGGTGGTGGAAGACCCGCGCGACGGCGGCATTCTGGCGATGGTCTCCAGCCCCAGTTACGATCCCAACCCCTTTGTGAAGGGCATCAGCTATAAGGCCTATAAGTCGCTGCTCACCAACCCGGATTTGCCGCTGATTAACCGGGTGACGCAGGGACTCTATCCACCGGCTTCCACGGTGAAGCCCTATATGTCCATCTCCGCGCTGTTTGCTGGCGTCATCACCCCCTCGACCTCCTTCTTTGGCGCGCCAAGCTGGGTACTGCCCGGCAGCCATCGCCACTACCGCGACTGGCTGAAGAGTGGACACGGGATGCTGAATGTCACCAAGGCGATTGAGGAGTCCGCCGATACCTTCTTCTATCAGGTGGCCTATGAGATGGGGATTGACCGCATCCATGAGTGGCTCAGCAAGTTCGGTTATGGGCAGCCCACTGGCATTGACCTGAATGAGGAGTACCAAGGGGTATTGCCCAGCCGGGAGTGGAAACAGCGCGTGCACAAGAAACCCTGGTATCAGGGCGATACCGTGCCGGTGGGGATTGGGCAGGGCTACTGGATTGCCACGCCGATCCAGATGGTGAAGGCGCTGACCACCCTGATCAATAACGGCAAGGTGAAAACGCCGCACCTGCTCTACTCAGTGAAGGCGGGCAACCATGTCACGCCCTATCAGCCACCGGCTGGCCCGACGGCGCAGATTGGTGACCCGCGCTCACCTTACTGGGGCATCGTCAAGGCGGCGATGTTCGGGATGGCGAACCAACCCAATGGCACCGGCTATAAGCTGTTCCATACCGCGCCCTATGGGATTGCCGCCAAGTCCGGTACCTCACAGGTGTTCAGCCTGAAAGAGAACCAGACCTATAACGCCAAGATGGTGCCGGTGCGGCTGCGTGACCATATCTTCTATACGCTGTTCGCCCCCTATAAGAATCCCAAGGTCGCGATGGCGCTGATCCTCGAGAACGGCGGCGGCGATGGGGTGGTGGCTGGCCCGACGGCGCGTGCCATTTTCGACCATATCTTTGACCCGTCCCATGCCGATAGCGCGGCCAACCAACAGATTGTCGATCCGGCCCGCTAG
- a CDS encoding O-acetyl-ADP-ribose deacetylase, whose amino-acid sequence MNDRIGVLSGDITRLEIDAIVNAANSSLLGGGGVDGAIHHAGGPEILEACKRIGGCKTGDAVITRGGQLPAKWVIHAVGPRWQGGDRGEMDLLRSAYLRCFDLAAEYGIRRLAFPNISTGIYGFPKQAAAEIAIDVTRTVLSSNTTIEEVLFICFDAENEAIYRELLDQPGAQT is encoded by the coding sequence ATGAATGATCGTATCGGCGTGCTCTCCGGGGACATCACGCGCCTGGAGATAGACGCCATTGTGAATGCCGCCAACAGTTCGCTGCTCGGCGGCGGCGGGGTGGATGGCGCCATCCACCATGCCGGCGGGCCAGAGATTTTGGAAGCCTGCAAACGCATCGGCGGCTGCAAAACCGGTGACGCGGTGATTACCCGCGGCGGCCAGCTGCCAGCGAAATGGGTGATCCATGCCGTTGGCCCGCGCTGGCAGGGCGGCGACCGGGGCGAGATGGATTTGCTGCGCAGCGCCTACCTTCGCTGTTTTGATCTGGCGGCAGAGTATGGCATCCGGCGGCTGGCGTTTCCCAACATCAGCACCGGCATCTATGGCTTCCCGAAACAGGCGGCGGCGGAGATTGCCATCGACGTCACCCGCACCGTGCTGAGCAGCAATACCACGATTGAGGAGGTGCTGTTCATCTGTTTCGACGCGGAGAATGAGGCGATCTACCGGGAGTTGCTGGACCAGCCGGGCGCACAGACCTGA
- a CDS encoding DUF1275 family protein: MQTVKPFRLDATTPFIWLLVIAAGLTDATLYLHSKDLLAVYVTGDTSKLGQALQQGDLQKALPLLGVIVAFLFGTTAGAWLGRRAGSWRSPLLLVLVALLLAIAWLATAPQYPPLMVLVIAIAMGLLNQVRGSEPGVTFITGTLVRLGRALARGSWRSAGGLGLRWLAWLLAALAGAWLDSRLAAWAIAIIALYCLLLAAVVAANHLVIRERLQKRAAQHDAHS, translated from the coding sequence ATGCAGACCGTAAAACCTTTTCGCCTTGATGCGACTACGCCCTTTATCTGGCTGCTGGTGATCGCCGCCGGGCTGACGGATGCCACCCTCTACCTGCACAGCAAAGATCTGCTGGCCGTCTATGTCACGGGCGATACTTCCAAGCTGGGTCAGGCACTGCAACAAGGCGATCTGCAAAAAGCGCTGCCCTTGCTGGGTGTGATTGTGGCTTTCCTGTTTGGCACCACTGCCGGGGCTTGGTTGGGACGGCGCGCCGGCAGCTGGCGTTCGCCGTTGTTGCTGGTATTGGTGGCGCTGCTGTTGGCGATCGCCTGGCTGGCGACGGCTCCGCAATATCCGCCGCTGATGGTGCTGGTCATCGCAATCGCCATGGGCCTGTTGAATCAGGTACGCGGCAGTGAACCGGGCGTGACCTTTATCACTGGAACCTTGGTCAGGCTCGGTCGGGCGTTGGCGCGTGGCAGCTGGCGCAGTGCTGGCGGACTCGGGTTGCGCTGGCTTGCCTGGCTGTTGGCCGCACTGGCCGGTGCCTGGCTCGACAGCCGACTGGCCGCATGGGCCATCGCGATCATCGCCCTCTACTGCCTGTTGCTGGCCGCCGTGGTGGCCGCCAACCATCTGGTGATCCGTGAACGCCTGCAAAAACGGGCGGCGCAGCACGACGCGCACTCCTGA
- the idi gene encoding isopentenyl-diphosphate Delta-isomerase, with amino-acid sequence MSNRAIEHVVLLDANHQQIGIMDKSQVHTAHTPLHLAFSCYVFNADGQLLVTRRATSKVAWPGVWTNSVCGHPQQGEAMADAVRRRCLYEMGLPVEEVELVTDNFQYREVDASGIVENEYCPIFRAFSDATPAPRASEVMDYQWVDLEALYQGADAAPWAFSPWMVKQLALLRTLEHFTPATQPVQVG; translated from the coding sequence ATGAGTAACCGTGCTATCGAACATGTGGTTTTGCTGGATGCCAACCATCAACAAATTGGGATCATGGATAAATCGCAGGTTCATACCGCGCATACCCCGCTGCATCTGGCCTTCTCCTGCTATGTATTTAACGCGGACGGCCAGTTGCTGGTGACGCGCCGCGCCACCAGTAAAGTGGCGTGGCCGGGTGTCTGGACGAATTCGGTCTGCGGCCACCCACAGCAGGGCGAGGCGATGGCCGATGCCGTTCGACGCCGCTGCCTTTATGAGATGGGCCTGCCGGTGGAAGAGGTGGAGCTGGTCACCGACAACTTCCAGTACCGTGAAGTGGACGCCTCCGGCATCGTGGAAAACGAGTACTGCCCGATCTTCCGCGCCTTCAGTGACGCGACGCCCGCACCGCGCGCCAGCGAGGTGATGGACTACCAGTGGGTCGATCTGGAGGCGCTCTATCAGGGGGCCGATGCCGCCCCTTGGGCCTTCAGCCCCTGGATGGTCAAGCAACTCGCGCTGCTGCGCACGCTGGAACACTTCACGCCCGCCACCCAGCCGGTGCAAGTGGGCTAG
- a CDS encoding sorbosone dehydrogenase family protein translates to MRTTHLLSLLAASLILAGCDDGSTLDPNKQVGPNPELPEAKNFLLPPMQVPSGVPWKEGETPKVAAGLKIERIAEGLMHPRQLYVLPNNDILVVEGNAPEGQIGRPKQLIMGLVQQSSGKGGQGGNRITLLRNTSGDGRTWEKHVFLENLHSPFGVQLVGDTLYVANADSLWKYRYQTGETRITDPGVELADLPGGPINHHWTKSLLASPDGSKLYVGIGSNSNITENGIGAEFRRAAILEVDAATGASRIFASGLRNPTGMQWEPQSGKLWAIVNERDEIGADLVPDYMTSVQDGGFYGWPYSYFGQHIDERVKPQRPDLVAKAIKPDYALSSHVAPLGLWFYTGNNLPAEYRGGAFVSEHGSWNRKPLNGYRVSWVAFQNGQPVGEPKPVVTGFLTDDQQEVRGLPVGLAQDKQGALLVADDAGNIVWRVTAAGTP, encoded by the coding sequence ATGAGAACGACACATCTGCTTTCCTTGCTGGCCGCCTCCCTGATTCTGGCTGGCTGCGACGACGGCTCCACCCTCGACCCCAATAAGCAGGTAGGGCCGAACCCGGAACTGCCGGAGGCGAAGAACTTCCTGCTGCCACCGATGCAGGTGCCAAGCGGCGTGCCGTGGAAAGAGGGGGAGACCCCCAAGGTCGCGGCAGGGCTGAAAATTGAAAGGATCGCCGAGGGGCTGATGCACCCGCGCCAGCTCTACGTACTGCCGAACAACGATATTCTGGTGGTCGAGGGCAACGCGCCGGAGGGGCAGATTGGCCGGCCGAAGCAACTGATCATGGGGCTGGTTCAGCAATCCTCCGGCAAGGGCGGGCAAGGGGGCAACCGCATCACGCTGCTGCGCAATACCAGCGGCGATGGCCGCACCTGGGAGAAGCATGTTTTCCTGGAGAATCTGCACTCGCCGTTTGGCGTGCAGTTGGTGGGGGACACGCTCTATGTCGCCAATGCCGACAGCCTCTGGAAATATCGCTACCAGACCGGCGAGACGCGCATCACCGATCCGGGCGTTGAACTGGCAGACCTGCCGGGCGGCCCGATCAACCACCACTGGACCAAATCGCTGCTGGCCAGCCCGGACGGCAGTAAACTCTACGTGGGCATTGGCTCGAACAGTAACATCACCGAGAACGGCATCGGCGCGGAGTTCCGGCGGGCGGCGATTCTGGAAGTGGACGCCGCCACCGGCGCGAGCCGCATCTTCGCCAGCGGCCTGCGCAACCCAACCGGGATGCAGTGGGAACCGCAGAGCGGCAAGCTGTGGGCGATCGTCAACGAGCGGGATGAGATTGGCGCGGACTTGGTGCCAGACTACATGACCTCGGTGCAGGATGGCGGTTTCTACGGCTGGCCCTACAGCTACTTCGGCCAGCACATCGATGAGCGCGTCAAACCTCAGCGCCCGGATCTGGTGGCGAAGGCGATCAAACCGGATTACGCGCTCAGTTCACACGTCGCGCCACTCGGCCTGTGGTTCTACACCGGCAACAACTTGCCCGCCGAGTACCGCGGCGGAGCCTTTGTCAGTGAGCACGGCAGCTGGAACCGTAAACCCCTCAATGGCTATCGCGTGTCGTGGGTCGCGTTCCAAAACGGCCAGCCGGTCGGGGAACCGAAGCCGGTGGTGACGGGCTTCCTGACAGATGATCAACAAGAGGTCAGGGGCCTGCCGGTTGGGCTGGCGCAGGATAAACAGGGCGCGCTGCTGGTCGCGGATGATGCTGGCAACATTGTCTGGCGCGTCACCGCCGCAGGCACGCCATAA
- a CDS encoding DUF3304 domain-containing protein, with the protein MRNKNLILLAGLCLLASSSLALAGTIEAINHTKWAINHFSVDGQSGIDVISPFQGGGGGCCYMAPTQWKPGMTVRVDWETGVAFADDVPEIPKPKRPNLDHMDAKTADSVALQYATELQKWQLKIKSMSKTHTQQVPLPPYTSGQKKCGITVHFLPCDAVKVTTSCADYGSPDYPIKEPVHMKEPAVCPK; encoded by the coding sequence GTGCGTAACAAAAATCTTATTCTGCTGGCCGGGTTATGCCTGCTTGCCAGCAGTTCACTGGCGCTGGCCGGCACCATTGAGGCCATCAATCACACCAAATGGGCCATTAACCATTTCAGCGTGGACGGCCAGTCCGGTATCGATGTAATCAGTCCCTTTCAGGGAGGTGGCGGCGGATGTTGCTATATGGCCCCTACCCAATGGAAACCTGGCATGACGGTCCGCGTGGACTGGGAAACCGGCGTGGCCTTTGCCGATGATGTGCCGGAAATACCTAAACCAAAGCGTCCTAATCTGGATCATATGGATGCCAAAACAGCAGATTCAGTTGCCTTGCAATACGCTACAGAATTGCAAAAGTGGCAATTAAAAATTAAGAGCATGAGTAAAACACATACCCAGCAGGTACCGCTTCCTCCCTACACTTCAGGCCAGAAAAAGTGTGGCATTACCGTCCACTTCCTGCCCTGCGATGCCGTCAAAGTCACAACCAGTTGCGCTGACTATGGCTCCCCTGACTACCCAATTAAAGAGCCCGTCCATATGAAGGAACCGGCCGTATGTCCGAAATAA
- a CDS encoding penicillin-binding transpeptidase domain-containing protein produces MKKIRPGLSGKKPASSPRAPASAKNYSSARFAWICAGILVCFFLLVARVGDLQLLNDKQLNDQADQRSVRSEVLPATRGMITDRNGEALAVSVASRDIILDPKHILEADTQLDNERWQSFASVLKIPLSQLQQMIRDNPRKRFLFAAHKVDTEIAEYVTKLHLTGVSTQQDFNRFYPMGQDAAALVGIVGMDNQGLEGIELGFNRLLQGKPGLRVYQKDRHGAVISLLKTVDPVAAPNVTLSIDKFMQYVLYSHIRDGVLLNQADSGCAVLVDVNTGEILGMASYPSFNPNNLADTPPENIRNVASSDSFEPGSTVKPLVVMTGLAKHLIKPDSVLDTHPYRVNGHLIRDVGNWPELTVTGILQKSSDIAVSHIALAMPASVLVNVYHGFGLGQPTNLGMGNESSGYFPLHREVWSDIDRATFSFGYGLRVTPLQMAREYAAIGAYGVYRPLSITKVTPPVLGKQVMDPEIVKTVIHMMESDALPGGSGLSAAIPGYRLAIKTGTAEKMGKSGKYDGGYINYTAGVAPASNPRVALVVMVNNPKAGKHFGGSVAGPIFGKIMAQVMEHMNILPDAQQLNVVSTIKG; encoded by the coding sequence ATGAAAAAGATCCGTCCGGGCCTCTCCGGCAAAAAACCGGCGTCCTCTCCCCGCGCACCCGCCTCCGCCAAAAATTACTCCTCCGCGCGCTTTGCCTGGATCTGCGCCGGCATTTTGGTCTGCTTCTTCCTGCTGGTGGCGCGCGTCGGTGACCTGCAACTGCTCAATGACAAGCAGCTCAATGATCAGGCCGACCAGCGTTCGGTACGCAGCGAAGTGTTGCCCGCCACCCGTGGCATGATCACCGACCGCAATGGCGAGGCGCTGGCGGTCAGCGTCGCCTCGCGTGACATCATCCTCGACCCGAAACATATCCTTGAGGCGGATACCCAGCTGGATAATGAACGTTGGCAGAGTTTCGCCAGCGTGCTGAAGATCCCGCTGAGCCAGTTGCAGCAGATGATCCGCGATAACCCGCGCAAGCGCTTCCTGTTCGCCGCCCATAAGGTCGATACCGAGATCGCTGAGTATGTCACCAAACTGCACCTGACCGGTGTCTCCACCCAGCAGGACTTCAACCGCTTCTACCCAATGGGGCAGGACGCCGCCGCGCTGGTGGGGATTGTCGGCATGGATAACCAAGGGCTGGAGGGGATTGAGCTGGGTTTCAACCGCCTGTTGCAGGGCAAGCCCGGTTTGCGCGTCTACCAGAAGGATCGGCACGGCGCGGTAATCAGCCTGCTGAAGACGGTAGACCCGGTGGCCGCACCCAACGTGACGCTGAGCATCGATAAGTTCATGCAGTATGTGCTCTATTCACATATCCGCGATGGCGTGCTGCTTAACCAAGCCGATTCCGGCTGCGCGGTGCTGGTGGACGTGAACACCGGCGAGATCCTTGGCATGGCGAGCTACCCGTCATTCAACCCGAACAACCTGGCGGATACGCCGCCGGAGAATATCCGCAACGTCGCCAGCAGTGACAGCTTCGAGCCGGGTTCGACCGTCAAACCGCTGGTGGTGATGACCGGCTTGGCGAAACACCTGATCAAGCCCGATTCGGTGCTTGATACCCACCCGTACCGGGTCAATGGCCACCTGATCCGCGACGTTGGCAACTGGCCGGAGCTGACCGTCACCGGCATCCTGCAAAAGTCGAGTGACATTGCCGTCTCCCACATTGCGCTGGCGATGCCAGCCAGCGTGCTGGTCAACGTCTACCACGGCTTTGGCTTGGGCCAGCCAACCAACCTCGGCATGGGCAACGAGAGCAGCGGCTACTTCCCGCTGCACCGTGAGGTGTGGTCAGACATCGATCGCGCCACCTTCTCCTTTGGCTATGGCCTGCGCGTCACGCCATTGCAGATGGCGCGCGAGTACGCCGCCATCGGGGCCTATGGCGTCTACCGCCCGTTGTCGATCACCAAGGTCACGCCGCCGGTACTCGGCAAGCAGGTGATGGACCCAGAAATCGTGAAAACCGTGATCCACATGATGGAGAGCGATGCGCTGCCGGGCGGCAGTGGCCTGAGCGCCGCCATTCCGGGCTACCGTCTGGCGATCAAGACCGGTACCGCCGAGAAGATGGGCAAGAGCGGCAAGTATGATGGCGGCTACATCAACTACACCGCCGGTGTCGCGCCCGCCAGCAACCCGCGCGTGGCGCTGGTGGTGATGGTCAACAACCCCAAGGCGGGCAAGCACTTCGGCGGCTCGGTAGCCGGGCCGATCTTCGGCAAAATCATGGCGCAGGTGATGGAGCACATGAACATCCTGCCGGATGCCCAGCAGCTGAACGTGGTCTCGACCATCAAGGGGTGA